The Alligator mississippiensis isolate rAllMis1 chromosome 11, rAllMis1, whole genome shotgun sequence genomic interval CTGCAAAGTGGCTTAATAAGGAAGGTGGCCATCTGGGACTTTGTAGATACTCCCATCCTCCAGAAGCATAGAAGGAAAGGAATAAAAGAGTAGCTTCCTAGCTTGCTACTTTGTACCTTTCTCTGTGTGTATGGGCAGCAGCTCAAAGGTAAGGCCAAGGATATGCTTTGGGTAATATTTTAGTGACTTGGTCTGACTCCAAAATATTATTGCCTTCCTGCAAAGACTACTAGAGCTGGGTCAGGATGTGAAGTTGGCTGTGAAATATCTACAAATAGTGTAACTTTATGCTTATCTGGGAGAATCTAGTGGATCTAATGGTACAACAAGGcagttctttttttctctgcattgtgttttaaaaaaaatgatatgcAGTGCAAGGGGATCACAGTTGTTAGCTAGTCCTTTGACCCCTTCATGGTAAAAGTCATTCTCAATCTAGTGTTGCCTTATTCAGCCCCCTGAAATGGCTGGTTGCTTCTTGTTTctggaggcagtggtggggaAAGTGGAAGCCTGGAGTATAGCTGTACTTGAGTGCCAGTTTGTTGGTAAACCTCCTTGGCTACTCTCCTAGGCTTGTACTCACTCTGTTACCTCTGTAGTGAGGATGCACACAGAAGGGTGTGGAAAGAAGCTCTGTGCATTTAAATACTGTTTGGAAAATTTAAACTAGGCAACTACTGCTTAAGAGAGTAACTGAAACCAAGCAGTCAGGCACTAAAAGGagtttctcttccttccccatgcTTTGTGCCAGGTGGACCTAATTCTGGAAGGGACTGTCCTCAGTTAAGTTAATACTACTAGTACTCTGAGTCCTGCTCATACACCGCAAACAAATTGCTGCAAACActctttttggggtttttttttgttggggggagggtgtttgggttgtctcttgttttgttttgcttcctcTCATCTACCCCTAGATAGGACTGCTTGTTGTTTCTTTCTTAATAAAAAGAACTGTTTCTGCACTTGAGAATGGCTATAACTCCTGGGGAGTGATCTCTCTCTATGAAGAAGGCAGTTAGTAAAAGCTTCAGTGTGACTATCCTCACCCTTGCTGCAGGGTAAACTTGCACAGCAAGTCTCCTGTGAAGCATAGGCTCTTGCACCTAACATGGCTGCAGCTGTTAGCCTGCTGTAAGGGAAAAGCAGGTGAACTCTACCTTCACCCTTGGCTTACCCTCAGGGTGAGGACACAACTCTTGCAGCTGGAAGTATAACTTTATCTATTTCTTGGATTTCAAATGCTGATCTGCACTCAGTGCAACCCTACCCCTCACCTCCATGAGCTTCTCTCACTTCTGATGGTGGCCCCTTGGAGAATGAGTTAGTGGTACAGGGTGCTCACTTCATCAGCTGCAATTTTCAAATCCCCTCTTGAGCCTATGTATTGGTTATAGCTAAGATGTCAGTTGGCATATACTGGCTTATTTAGCAAACTGCCCCAGATAACTTCCTTGATGTCAAACGGCTTTGGAAAGAGGCCTCAAACGTTCCCTGAGGGACTGACATGTCAGAATACCTGTGAAGTGGTGAGCATGTGCTTCCTCTCCAGATATACTAAACATGAGATCTAATGCTTTGAGTAACAAGCTAGGTCAGAAGGATAAAATGGGCACCTGTCCAACCACCTCTAGGCACCTCTCTTCACTCTAAGTGGTGGCAATCAAACAGGTCTAAGTTATCCCATATTCGTACTTTACTGTATTATACCTCTGAGCTCTAAATGCCTTGGAGACCACAGTTAACTCTACTTAAGTTCTTAGTGCAATACTAGGTCTTGTATCAGTTGCCACCTCAATAAGACTGGCCACCCAGGGCAGTGGGAGACCAAGAAGAAGTCTCTTTGGGGTCAGCTGCGTGTACTTCTGTGACGTGGtatggtttttatttattttgccacTGCCAGGGGAGCCTGATCCCTCAAGAGGTGGGAGGGAAGACCCTAAGGCAGACTGGTCTATCTGACATCGGAACTGAACAATAGCATCTTGACTGAGATGACCAATACTCCATCACTTCACCAGCTTGAAACCCAGCTCAAAGTACCAGTGGCTGAAGCTGTAGAGAGTCTTTTTCAAGAGCTGGGTTGCCTGGGGAAGCTGCCTGCATAGAATAATGTAGTCTCAATTACCACTGGCTAATGTTAGCCTTTCATGGGGCCAAGTGGCTTTGTTTCACAAAAGCCATCTGTTACCAAACTCTTTTTCTAGTAAAATAGGCCTTCAGCATGTAATACCCATGTGGATCCCTTGGGGCTTACCCACAGGGAGGGTTTGAAGGGGATGGGTATCCACTAAGTAGGTAAAACTGCAAACTAAAGCTGTTCCTGTCTCTTAATGTTTCACAGCTGAGCTCCATAAGATTTCCCATGATAAGCCAAGGGGCAGGACCCCCAAAGAGGGATGTTACAGGGCAGGATACTACAATGGCTCActtaaggaaaagaagaaaaggaggatTGAGAGTAACTCTGGCCTCTGCCTTAGTGACTGTTAACAAAGGGTGTTGGTGGCAAGCCCTCTTGGCTATCCTTTCCTGTTTCTTCATTACCATCCTTGCACATGATGAAGGGTCTTCAGTTGTTCCTCACCAGACCCTCCTTGACTCGATACCAGTGCTGTCATACTTGCAGCCTGACTTGCTCCCATTCCAGAACCTGACCAATGGCACACTAGTGAAGCCTAACCAAGAAGTGTTAAATTGCACTACAGAAAGGCAAACTGATTCTTCAACAGCTAGAAGCTCACTGGTGCATGTGGTAAGGGCCACAGATCAGCTATACCTCCCAGAAGATAATGGTCTTGATGCTAGGAGAACAGACTCTGGTACACCTGCTGCTAGTACAGGTGCCTCTAGAAAGTTGGAAGCTTCAGCAGCCAAGAACCTGGTAGCACAAATGCTACTGGCCAAAACAGCTGTATTCTCCCAAATACCATCACTTCTGGCAGATGTTGGTTCTTCTCGCTCAGAAATGAGTATGACGGGTCCAACTCCAACTGCAGAGCTATTCAAACCATCCCTGGATTCTGCATCTCTTACTGCTCACTTGAGTCCTGCCTCTCAGTTGAAGGAAGAAGTGGCTGTAGAAAGCCTTCCAAATGAGGAATGGGGTCTGTCTAAAGCAAGCCAGTCCTTTCCTACAACAATGGCTTCCGCCCCTGGCCTAGATCAGATGACCACTAAATCTAGTTCAACTAGCATCCCAACTCCACCTGTGGGTGAGGTGTGGCAGCCATCTAGATCAAGAAAAGAAACTTCCCACTTGGTGTTACTGATCACAAGTCCATCTGTGCCAACcaacccagctgctgcttccatgcAAGATATTTGGACCACAGAAACAAACTTCCCAAATGGCATCTCTGCTGTGATAGCaagttctccttccctccctggcaACCCAAGGTCAGCTTCCCCTACCTGCTTAAGCAATGTGGCTGGTCATGGCCCCACAGATTTGGCACAGTCTGACTCTGTCCCTGAAACACAGCCAGGTTCTCTGATCCCATCTCCTGCAGCAAAAGAGAGAACTGTGGATTCTGCTGACAGTGTAGTAGCGATTGACCAGGAATCCCTTCCAACTGAACTAGCTCATAAGCTGGCCACGACTACAACCCATCTTCCTGCTAGCCTCCCACAGTCCACTAATCtacccccagccacagcctctgTGGCAACGCTGCTCTCTGCTAAGCTAATGGCTGACACCATGTCTTCTGCACCACTGCAGACAGGTGATCTGACCCACTTCACTGAACCACCACCTCCTAGGTCTGTGATGCTGCTAAATGCATCGGAAGGCCCCACTGAGGAAGCAGAAAGTGAAGAGAAGCCTGCTACAGCCAGATTTAGTAGGGCATGGCTGACAAAGGCGACCACAACCAGGTGGCCAATGCAACCTGAATGGGCTGGTGCTACTGAGGAGTCAAGTATCCCATCAGATGTTCTTGTTTTGCCCCTTGCAACCACTCTTGCTGATTTGCACCATGCAAGTTCAGTAGAAGACTCAGTGGAGGCTCCCTCATTGCATGATGCAAGAATGGACCTCCTTCCCACTCTGTCAGGAGACAAAAGGGCCCTGGCCCTGACTACCAGCCTGCCAAACTCCAAGATGCCTGTTGACATTATACCAAGCTCTCTGTTAGTAGTGACTCCTGAGCCACCCACCCTTCCTGGAATTTCTGGTGTAGTAAGTagtcctctccctcctgctgagGCAGCAGTCAGCAGTGCCCCTTATCtgaccagagctgctgcagaagccTCCACTGCAGATACAGCTGAAATGCCTGAATTCAGCACTTTTACAGTCAAACATCCCTCTGGCCCAAGAGAACTTGGTACAGTGCCTCCCACTATAGAGAGCTATCTGCCTATGGAGCATATGGACTACAAACTGAAAGACCATACTGATATGTGGTTAGGTACTGGCCCTGATCCTACTGCCTTATCAGCCCAGGTATTGGATCTGGGTACAGCTGGGGAGCATCTGGCTTATGAACCTGAAGACAACATGGCTATGCTGACAGGTACCAGTTCTGATCTCACTACCTCGCTGGGCCAGGTGTTGGATCTTGGCCCTGCTGGGGTGCAAACTGGCTGTCTTAGACCAGTTCTTGCACACACCTCTAACAGCTTAACAGTAGTACCTTCCACTTGGGCCCAGGTGGGAGTATCTGGTTCTAGTGGGACTCTAGCCAGCATCATTTGGACTCTGACACACTCTGCAGTTTTAAATGAGAGAAGCGTTTTGTCTGCTGTAAGCCCTGCTGTTGACTCTCTGCCTAAAGAGACTACAAGCCATTCTCCCTACCACGTGCTGCCTGTCAGCAAAAACACAAAAGCAGAGTCCAGCCTGTTTGCTTGCTACCCCAGACCATCTGCTGGTACCTCAGAAGCCAACCCATCTGCAAATGCCACTAGTGCAACTCCCTACAGTGAGCTGGCTGGAAACACAATGTTCTCTGAGGAAGAACAGATGTCTGCAGCTGTTAAGGCAGTAACTGCACTTCCAACTGCTGCCTCAGAGCTACTTGGACCATCGACTGACTTGCCTTCCAGCTCTGCTGAACCACAAGTGCCACCGAGGCGAAGACCTTATGCACTTGAAGCAGGACTAAGAACACCAACCATGCCAGTGGGCTCCACCTCCTCCCGCTCACCATCATCTCTGCTAGGTGTGAGCAGCATCCCATCTATGCCAGTGAAGGTGCTTCCTAATGCCCTGGAGGAGCCCTTCTCTGTGCCACTGCCATCAAAAATGAGCGGGCATGCTTCAAGCATTACAGTAACAGAAACTGATGCACCTCTCCTCCAAGGTGGTActctgggcagcactgggaggataCTACTCACAGATTTCACTGCTGCTAGAACAGAACCCATTCTGGGACCTGCAACCACAGTTGGTGCCTTGACTGACCTGTCTAGTGTGATCCCTCCTGAGTGGGATCATCGTCTTGTCGGCCATCTCTCAATGGCTTTGACCTCTCCCAAAGCAAAGGAGCTGCAAAGCACTTCCACTGCTCCTGCACAGAGCTCTACAGCTGCTGATCCCTCCAAGACTAGCAGGCATGCTGCTACCCAGACTGTGGGCTCTAGGGTTACAGATGCCTTCCTGGCTGTTATGAGGAATGTGACTGTGCTCAGCAGGACTTCTAGTCCTATGGCCTCCAGTGTACCAGAAGCCCCACATGTAACTGCCTTCCCATCTAAGAGCACGGATGGCCTAGCTCAGTCTCTACCTAGACAAGCTTATCGCCTACATCTAAATGCAGCTGTCACTAATGTGGCTGCATCATCTACATGGAAACCCACACTGCCAACTTTGAGAGAACACAAGGTCACAGATGTGCCTGCCAAGCCAGCCAGTCCAAGTATGTCAATCTCCATCAGCTTTCCTGTCCTTGCTGCTGAAGTAGCAACAACCATGCACATGGAGTCCAAGGCTCAGCCAGTCAGAAGTGTAACTGCTGGGGCAGCAGTTCCTACAAGTGCACTGTTCACTAGCACAAGCTTGACCCAGTCCTCGAGCTCTACAGCTCCCATATTGGAGACTCTCTCTGAAGCCAAGCCTATGGCAGTCACTTCCTATCCTAGTCCCTCCAGCGTTCTACCAGCGTCACCTGCAATAGCTTCAACTGGTGTCAAAGTGCACACTGGCCCCAGTATGCAGCTTCCTGCGACACTGCCTACCACAGCCTCAGAGCCAACTTGGTTGACAAACTGCACAGAGACCTTCTGCAATGGGACCACTGTACCAGCATGGCCTACAATTCATCCTACCTTGGCTGTGTCCACCCACTTGCTTCCAACTTCCCCACCTCCTTCAACAGCAAAAAGAGAGCCCCGTATCTTAAAAAGAACAATGGCTGCAAGATGGAACTTGACAACTGCAGTGACAACCAAGATAAGCAAGCAGGAAGTTACAACTGAAACTGGTCCCACATCCAAGCAACCAGTATTCCAAAAACATCCTCCAACACTGAGCTGGTCCACTGAGGGAGGGAGCCAGACTACATCTTCTGTACAGGAAACAGCTGTACATGTTTTACCTCTGCAATTCTGCCTCACAGGGATTACATACACAGAGTTCCTGGAGAGCAAGTCCTCTAGAAGCTACAAGAAGCTGGAGAGGGAAGTGATGCTAACTGTAAGTGTGGACTCTAAAATGCTGAAGACTCCAACAGCGAGTCATTGTGGTTCAGTCTGGCTCCTAAAACCTGCTTTGTCTTCATAAGGTAGCAGAAACCAGAGCTGGGCAGCTACTTGTAGCTCATGCCTGGCTGGCACTGCTAATATTGACCTCTTAAGAGGAAAGCAATAACAGGAACCAATCATGAGTGGGAGAGAGTATTCTTAATGTAATCTCCCTTACTGTAGTAGGATATTTGCATCTGAAGTGCAGTTGAACTAGCTGTCTTATAAAGCTGCCTGTGTGTTGGACAAAAGGCAATAGACTGTTCTCTCATGCCACTAAACAGCTACTTGGATTTGCTTGCACAAGCTAGAGTTTAGAGTGGCCAGTCAGGTGTAGTGAAATAAACCTTTCTGACCTGGTCTGCCATAAACTTTTGAAGGTGGCTTGAGCTTATAACCAATTTGATTAAAATAGAGTATGAAGTCAAACTAGCAAGGCAAAACCTTCTGTGTCTTGTGCATGACAAAGGAGATGACAACTTCTAATGCACTAACACTTCCACTTTAATGAATCATTAAGTAGGAGAAAAATCTTGCCTTTTGAAGTAAACTAAAATGCTCCTCTTAACAGCTTTGAGGTTTTTGGCATGGGCAAAACTGTAGTGCAACTGAACTCCCTTCCGGAGTCTCTTGTGCCAACAACCTAGATTCCTAAAAGTTTTCCATGGCACTGCTTTCAGCAAGTGTCCCCATTCACCCTGAAATAGCACTGAAAAACtggtttccttctttcttttgcagctaaacaaaatgttttccaCCTACAAGAACTTTCTCCAAACAAACATTCTTAAATTTGTGTAAGTATGCACAGTGTATACCTTGTGTTTGGGGGGGGAAGTAGAGGTAGAAATGGGAAGGCACTCAATCCCACTAATCTAGTCATTTGAGCCCagctttcctcctgcccaggcagggggttggatctgaagatctacaaggtcccttccaaccctacttctatgattctagtgTTGATCACCTCTAATACATGTTAATTTAGGTGACTAATAAAATGGACTACAGTGACATTATAAAGCATATAGCACTTGGCTGACTATATTTGGATGCCAAATACTGAGTCCCAACCTAAAGGGATAAGTGCCAATTACAAAAACTAGAAATAGTTCTGCTAGGTTCTAAAATGGCTTGCTGTAGTAGTGGTGGAGGCTGTCACTTCCTTGTCTATGGAAGTGGATGATAGCAACTTCCGAGATTGGGTTTTTAGGCTGATGTGTCAACTGGTGCTCCCTGCAATGCTCCT includes:
- the LOC102566050 gene encoding mucin-2 isoform X1, which translates into the protein MGSSSKLSSIRFPMISQGAGPPKRDVTGQDTTMAHLRKRRKGGLRVTLASALVTVNKGCWWQALLAILSCFFITILAHDEGSSVVPHQTLLDSIPVLSYLQPDLLPFQNLTNGTLVKPNQEVLNCTTERQTDSSTARSSLVHVVRATDQLYLPEDNGLDARRTDSGTPAASTGASRKLEASAAKNLVAQMLLAKTAVFSQIPSLLADVGSSRSEMSMTGPTPTAELFKPSLDSASLTAHLSPASQLKEEVAVESLPNEEWGLSKASQSFPTTMASAPGLDQMTTKSSSTSIPTPPVGEVWQPSRSRKETSHLVLLITSPSVPTNPAAASMQDIWTTETNFPNGISAVIASSPSLPGNPRSASPTCLSNVAGHGPTDLAQSDSVPETQPGSLIPSPAAKERTVDSADSVVAIDQESLPTELAHKLATTTTHLPASLPQSTNLPPATASVATLLSAKLMADTMSSAPLQTGDLTHFTEPPPPRSVMLLNASEGPTEEAESEEKPATARFSRAWLTKATTTRWPMQPEWAGATEESSIPSDVLVLPLATTLADLHHASSVEDSVEAPSLHDARMDLLPTLSGDKRALALTTSLPNSKMPVDIIPSSLLVVTPEPPTLPGISGVVSSPLPPAEAAVSSAPYLTRAAAEASTADTAEMPEFSTFTVKHPSGPRELGTVPPTIESYLPMEHMDYKLKDHTDMWLGTGPDPTALSAQVLDLGTAGEHLAYEPEDNMAMLTGTSSDLTTSLGQVLDLGPAGVQTGCLRPVLAHTSNSLTVVPSTWAQVGVSGSSGTLASIIWTLTHSAVLNERSVLSAVSPAVDSLPKETTSHSPYHVLPVSKNTKAESSLFACYPRPSAGTSEANPSANATSATPYSELAGNTMFSEEEQMSAAVKAVTALPTAASELLGPSTDLPSSSAEPQVPPRRRPYALEAGLRTPTMPVGSTSSRSPSSLLGVSSIPSMPVKVLPNALEEPFSVPLPSKMSGHASSITVTETDAPLLQGGTLGSTGRILLTDFTAARTEPILGPATTVGALTDLSSVIPPEWDHRLVGHLSMALTSPKAKELQSTSTAPAQSSTAADPSKTSRHAATQTVGSRVTDAFLAVMRNVTVLSRTSSPMASSVPEAPHVTAFPSKSTDGLAQSLPRQAYRLHLNAAVTNVAASSTWKPTLPTLREHKVTDVPAKPASPSMSISISFPVLAAEVATTMHMESKAQPVRSVTAGAAVPTSALFTSTSLTQSSSSTAPILETLSEAKPMAVTSYPSPSSVLPASPAIASTGVKVHTGPSMQLPATLPTTASEPTWLTNCTETFCNGTTVPAWPTIHPTLAVSTHLLPTSPPPSTAKREPRILKRTMAARWNLTTAVTTKISKQEVTTETGPTSKQPVFQKHPPTLSWSTEGGSQTTSSVQETAVHVLPLQFCLTGITYTEFLESKSSRSYKKLEREVMLTLNKMFSTYKNFLQTNILKFVNGSVLVKSEALFQGGGPVPTNSDLIRTLLTGVEKEMDTFFDWRVDVQSIQSNGFSVKNLEPEKLSISLVALRLGSTVFGDVDGTSFLYRLKNEVIQSLGALYQVRNLSLVRLRNVKGDLEVRGEVYIDTHAHADVGQVLQALKGLANFSVDLTSLSVDGSRLSLQVFPISFTITNKMLKEELVDHSSVEHQDLTRDLADVLMHALRTYNTLLQVVIRDLLSGSLMCHGDVIFQPSAPSSMDVLKTLVDSVGPNDALAGSHFQVDPYSFIVADSQLEPPLVYPSLPGYGVAIIVVCTLVVLAVILSLLCLKPKVFGWRDQIKIGSRKDPEAGVQTFEMDRPGFSSTTPEGHGRCSYAPGKQSARD